The Actinomyces lilanjuaniae genome segment TCGCAGGCAGCATGACAACGGACATCTCTCTTGTGAGCAGCAGACCATGAGTAGTGGTTCCGCGGGCTCAGCCCGCTCGGCTGATACTCCACCGGCGACACAGGCCCATGATGACATTACCCTGCCTCCTCCCGGTGACGTCGCGGAGGATGAGCAGCGTCTCGCCCAGATCGCTCAGATGGATCCGCAGGAGCAGGTCTCGGCCCTGGCACAGCTCTACGACCGTCTCTCCCGCATGCTCCGCGAGACCGGGGACTGAGCGTGGCCCGTCTCATCCGTATCGACTCCGAGCTGGTTCGTCGTGGCCTGGCTCGCTCTCGTGACCACGCCGCGACGTTGGTGACCAGCGGGCAGGTCACCGTTGACGGTGTCGTGGTGACCAAGCCGGCGCGTCAGGTCAGCCCTGCCCAGGCCCTCCAGCTCGCTGCCCCTGACGGTGACCAGCACACCTATGTCTCCCGGGGAGCCCACAAGTTGGAGGGTGCCCTTGAGGCCCTAGCCGCGCGGGGCCTCGCCCCCGGCGTCCAGGGACGCCGCTGCCTGGATGCTGGGGCGTCAACCGGGGGATTCACCGACGTTCTGCTGCGCCGTGGGGCTGAGCATGTCGTCGCTGTTGACGTCGGTTACGGTCAGCTGGCCTGGTCGCTACGGACGCATCCGCGTGTGACGGTGCTGGAGCGTACGAACGTGCGTACACTCGACCCCCGGCTCGTCGCTCCTGCGCCCGGGCTTGTCGTTGCTGACCTGTCCTTCATATCACTGACCCTGGTCCTGGAGCCCCTGGTGCAGGCAGCCGCGCCTGACGCGGACCTGCTGCTCATGGTCAAGCCCCAGTTCGAGGTGGGAAAGAATCGGGTAGGGCGCAACGGTGTCGTGCGTGACCCCCTGCTGCATATCGAGACGGTGCTTGCGGTCGCCCACCACGCGCACAGCCTCGGGCTGAACACTGACGCCGTGACGGCCTCGCCCCTGCCTGGCCCCGCAGGCAACGTGGAGTACTTTGTGAGCATGCACGCTGCCGGGGCCCCGCACCATGAGAGCCTGACTGGGGCGCGCCTGCGCGCTGAGGCTGAGCGAGCCGTCCGGGAAGGGCCGGCGGAGACGGAGCGGCCCGCTGACTGTAGCAGTGACGACGGGAGGACCCTGTTATGAGCGGCCCTGGGGCCTGGGCTGGGGCGGCACGTGTTGAGGACTGCGGTGGGTATGACGCTAGTTCCTCGGCGGCGACTCACGGCCGGGGAGTCCCTAGCCGTGCCGACACCCACAACCAGCGGCAGGTTGTGCGTCGTGTCATGGTCTTTCGTCGTGACCGCAATGACCAGCCGGTGCCTCGTCACCTCAGGTCTGCCCCCACGGCCAACGCTGTTGCCCGGGCGGAGGCGGCTCTGCGTGAGCACGGCGTGGAGCCGGTCGCCCCGGGCAGTGAGTTGCCGGTAGACATGGTCCTGGTCCTGGGAGGTGACGGCACGATCCTGCGGGCCTGTGAGGAGGCTCGTCAGCGCGACATCCCCCTAGTTGGGATCAATACGGGGCACATCGGGTTCCTGGCTGAGGCTGATCCGGACGCTGTCGAGCAGGTGGTCGCCGACATCGTCGCGGGACGCTTTACCGTAGAGACCCGCACGGCCCTTGACGTCGAGGTTATCGCGCCCGACGGCTCGACCCGGCACCAGTGGGCGCTCAACGAGGCCGCACTGGAGAAACGTGACCGTGCCCGCATGCTGGAGGTCGCCATCGGTGTGGACGGCCAGGCGGTCTCCTCCTTCGGGTGTGACGGCCTCATCGTGTCCACCCCGACCGGGTCCACCGCCTACGCCTTCTCCTGCGGCGGACCCGTCATATGGCCGGAGGTCGAGGCCCTCCTTCTGGTACCGGTCGCTGCCCACGCCCTGTTCACGCGTCCCCTCGTGCTGGGTCCTGACTCCTGCCTCGAGGTCGTCGTACAGCACGGCGGCTTCGGTGGGGCCGAGATCTGGTGTGACGGCCGACGTAGTCTCGACGTCCCCTCGGGCAGCCGTATCCGGGTCGTCCGGGCAGATCGGCCCGTCAGGCTGGCCCGGCTCAACGACGCCCCCTTCTCCACGCGTCTGGTGCGCAAGCTGGGACTGCCCGTCCAAGGGTGGCGCGCCTCGCCTGGGGCAGGCAGCTACGGAACCGCCCAGCGACGGCCACCGGGGGAGCAGACACAATGATCGACTCCCTGCGCATTGAGGACCTCGGGGTCATCCAGGAGGCTGAGGTGTCCCTGAGCAAGGGGCTGACCGCCCTGACGGGAGAGACTGGTGCGGGAAAGACCATGGTCCTGACCTCCTTGGGTCTTCTTCTGGGGCAGCGGGCGGATGCCTCGGTGGTGCGTGCTGGTGCCCGGCGCTGCCTGGTCGAGGGGACCTTCCTGCTAGAGCCCACCTCCCGGGCTGCTGCACGTGCAGTCGAGGCAGGTGCTGAGCTTGACGGAGAGGCTCTCATCGCCTCCCGGGCCGTCCCTGCTTCAGGACGCTCACGTGCCTACCTCGGGGGTCGCTCAGTGCCCTCAGCAGTTCTCGCCGAGGTCGGCACCACGCTCGTCGCCGTCCACGGACAAACTGACCAGCTCCGGCTGCGCTCTGCCTCCGCCCAGCGGGCAGCCCTGGACTCCTTGGGAGGCAACGGGCACGCTCAGGTGTGCCGACGCTACTCCCAGGCCTACCGGCACCGGAAGGAGGCTGCGGAGGAGCTTGCCTCCTGGCAGGCCTCAGCCCAGGAGCGCGCTCAGGAGACGGAACGGCTGCGCGCCTGGCTCAACCAGCTTGACGATCTTGCCCCCCAGCCCGGGGAGGACCATAGGCTGAGGGAGGAGGCCGAGCGGCTGGACAACGCGGAGGACCTGCGCCGTGCGGCCGAGTCGGCCCTAGTGTCTCTCAGCGGGCGTGAGGAGTCACTCGAGGACCCCGCCGACGTCGTCACCCTGGCGGCCAGGGCGGACCGGGCGCTGGCCGCCGTGGCCGCCGTGGACCCGACCCTGGCAGACCTGGCTGACCGTACCCGTCGGCTGGGTATTGAAGCGGCAGATGTCTCTGCCGACCTGGCGGGATACCTGGAGGATCTGGAGGCCGATCCGGCACGCCTGGCCTGGGTCCAGGACCGTCGCGCTGCCCTGGCCCGGGGCTGCCAGGAGATCGGCGGGGTGGCTGAGCACCTAGAGGACGTTGATGCCCTGCTGGCCTGGCAGCAGCGGGCGGTGCGGCGCCTCTGCGAGCTGGACGGCCCCGGAGACACCGAGTCGCTGCTGGTGCAGCGGCTGGCTGAGGCCGACGACGAGCTCTCCACAGCCTGCAGCGAGTTGTCCGGTGCGCGCGCCGTGCTGGCACGTCGCCTGGAGGAGGCTGTCACCGCCGAGCTCAACGGACTGCAGATGGCAGGCTCCCGCCTGGTCGTCAAGCTCACCGCGCTCGACCAGCCGGGGCCTGCCGGAGCCGAGTCGGTGACGTTCCTGCTGGTCGCCCACCCTGGTGCCCTGGCCCTGCCCCTGGGCAAGGGGGCCTCAGGAGGAGAGCTCTCCCGGATCATGCTGGCCCTGGAGGTCGTCCTGGCGGAGGCGCAGCCGCAGGACCGGGACCCGGTGGGAGGATCCGCGCACACCCGCACCCTTGTCTTCGACGAGATCGACGCGGGGGTCGGGGGACGGGCCGCCCGAGAGGTCGGACGACGGCTCGCGCGGCTGTCGCGCCGCCATCAAGTGGTAGTAGTCACTCATCTAGCCCAGGTAGCGGCATGGGCAGACACCCACCTGGTGGTGCGTCGGCAGACGGCCGCACCCACGGGGCACGTGGGTGCGGTGGCTGGTGGCAGCGCCCCTGACACTGCCTCTGTGCAGCCTGATACCGCGGCGCAGACGCTGACGACCGTGACCGCTGTCGAGGGCAGGCAGCGCCAGCGAGAGCTGGCGCGCATGCTGTCGGGGCACGAGGACTCCCAGGCTGCCGTTCGCCACGCTGCCGAGTTGCTCCGCGAGGCCACCGTGGCACAATCCCAGGCGTGAGGAACCCCTTCCGCAGGACGCCGCCGTCAGGCTCTGACCGCTCCACCCGTGTGGTCCGTGTCGACTCGCGTACCAAAAGGCTCACCAAGCGCCTTCAAAGCGGTGAGGTCGCCGTTATCGACCACGCTGACCTCGATCGGGTAGCTGCGGAGGCACTGGTCGAGTGCCGCCCTTCGGCTGTGCTCAACGCTGCCCCCTCGGTGTCCGGCCGCTACCCCAACCTTGGCCCCGGCGTCCTGGTGGAGGCGGGAATACCCCTGGTTGACGACCTCGGCCCGGAGGTCATGCGCTTGCACGACGGGCAGCGAGTCATCATCCGGGACGGGACCGTCCTGCTCCCGGACGAGGAGCAGCCGGTTGCCGAGGGGACGCGCCAGAGCGCCGAGACTGTGGAGGCCTCCATGGCCTCTGCCCGGAAAGGGCTCGCCGTCCAGCTAGAGGCCTTTGCTGCCAACACCATCGAGTACATGCGCGGGGAGTGGGACCTGCTGCTCAACGGTGTCGGTATGCCCGAGGTGTCTACGCAGATGGGGGGGCGGCACGTCCTGGTCGTGGTGCGCGGGTACTCCTACAAGGAGGACCTTAGGGCGCTGCGGCCCTATATCCGCGAGTACAAGCCCGTCATCATCGGTGTCGACGGAGGGGCTGACGCGGTGCTGGAGGCGGGTCTCAAACCCCACATGATCGTGGGCGACATGGACTCGGTCTCTGACAGGGCACTGTCCTGCGGTGCGGAGATCGTCGTCCACGCCTACCGTGACGGCCGTGCCCCTGGTCTTGAGCGTGTGGAAGAGCTGGGCGTGAGCCACCACGTCTTCTCCGCCACCGGTACCTCAGAGGATATCGCGATGCTCATGGCTGACGAGGCGGACGCGGAGATCATCGTCGCCCTGGGTACGCACGCCACCCTCGTGGAGTTCCTGGACAAGGGGCGCTCAGGGATGTCCTCCACCTTCCTGACCCGTCTCAAGGTTGGCGGCCGTCTCATCGACGCCAAGGGGGTCTCCCGCCTCTACCGGACCCGCATCTCAGGGTGGTGGCTGCTCCTGCTGGCACTGGCCGGTGTCCTTGCCCTCACAGCGGCCCTGATGTCAACCCCGGGGGGCCAGACCTTCCTGGGGCTGTTCGGTGCGATCTGGGACGACATCGTCAACTTCTTCCGCTCACTGGTGGGACTGTCCCCACGGCCCCCGACCGTGTAAGGCAGGTTAAGGCACGCTACGGACTTCTGAGGACGTGAGGCAGTAACTATGATCGACTTCCGCTACCACCTGGTCTCTCTCATCTCTGTCTTCCTGGCGCTTGCGGTCGGGATCGTCCTGGGGGCCGGACCGCTCCAGAACTCCCTCGGCACAGCGCTCAACGACCAGGTCACTTCTCTGCGTGAGAGTCGCAACACCCTTAACAGCCAGCTTGAGCAGACAGCATCGGCGCTCAACGAGCGTGACACCTACATCACCCAGGTGGCCCGCTCTCTCCTTCCGGGAACGCTCAGTGGCCAGACGGTGGCTGTCGTCATGCTTCCCGGTGCTGAGGAGGATGATGCCGACCAGATTGTCGCCCAGCTGCAGGCGGCCGGAGCAGCGGCCGACGGACGCTACGCCCTGACGGAGACGTGGGTGGAGCGCTCTCGGGAGAGCTACCGCAGCACCTACTCCGAGCAGTTCACCGACCTGCTGGCAGACCCCGCGTCGTCTGCGCCCAACGCCGTCATGGGGAGGGGGTGGGCAAGGCCCTGACCGGGGACGACGGCAGCGCCAGGGCACTGGAAAACCTGCTCACTGCAGGCGAGGACCCCCTCATGACAACTGAGGCCGAGCCGAGCGGCCCGCCGACATGGTCGTTGTCGTCGGGCCACGGGCGCAGCCCTCCTCCGGCGGACCCTCCGGCACAGCGACACCACAGGCGACTGACGGTACCGAGCCTGGCTCCTGGGTCCCCGTCATGACCGGTGCGGGCTCCGCAGCGACCACGGTTGTCGTGGGATCGGCCGACGAGAGCACAGGCGTCGTCGCCCTGATTCGCTCAGACGACGCTGCTGTCACCACCGTGGACTCGGTGGGGCAGGCCCCTGCGGCGGTATCGACCCCGCTGGCCCTGGTTGCCACCGAGGCAGGCACGGTAGGCCACTATGGCTTTGACCAGGGCGCCACCGCCGTCATGCCTCCTGTGCCGGGGTAAGCTGGTGCTTCACCTACAGGGTCCCTCCTCGGGGCTGCGACCTGGTCCTGGTGAGCCGGTACCCCGCCCTGCTGAGGTCGGCAGCCTAGGCTGGTCCCATGAGACTGACGAGGAGCAGCACCGTTTCCTCACGCCGCCTGGCAACGGCGGCGCTGGGCTCAGCCTGTGCTGCCCTGTGCGCGTGCACGGGGCTGGCTGGCAGGTCCCCCGTGCTCACGCGCACCAACTTCCACGGACGTAGGGTCAGTCTGCGCGGGGGCGCTGGAGCCGCGGTCGGGAGCGTGGTGGCGTGCCTGGCTGCCGGGGAGCAGGCTGCGGGCACGGTGGTACCTGCGGCGGTGGCGACCGGGGCCGGCGCGGTGGCAGGACTGGTTGACGACCTGGACGAGGGTGCTCATGACGGTGAGCACGTTGCCAAGGGTCTCAGAGGTCACCTGGGCGCTCTGGCCCGCGGTAGGGTCACCACCGGGGTCGTGAAGATCGTGGTGATCGGAGCAGGTGCGGCGGTGGCCGGGGGCCTGCTCGCAGCTGACCGTGGCCGCGGGCGGGCAGGGGCGGGCCGCGCCCGACGATGTGCCGTCCTGGGTGACGCCGTGGTCACCACGGTCACGATCGCCTCGTGGGCCAACGTGATGAACCTGCTCGACCTGCGGCCAGGCCGGACGCTCAAGGCGACCGGCCTGGTATCCGCCCTCGTGCTCGTGGTGCCCATTGACCGGGCAGCGGCCTCGCGCCGCCTCGCGGCTGGAGCGCTGGGCGTCGTGGCCGCCTGCCTGCCCGGCGACCTGCGGGAGCGCACCATGCTTGGTGACACCGGTGCCAACGCCCTGGGTGCCCTGGTGGGCACTGCGGTGGCGTCGCACCCCTGCCGGGTTGCGCGTGAGGCGGCAGCCCTTCTCGGGGTGGTCCTTGTCCTGGCCAGCGAGAAGGTCTCCTTCAGCTCGGTGATTGACAAGGTCCCTGCTCTGGCAGCGCTTGACCGCCTGGGCCGCCGCCCCTGATGGCTGGCGGTCCCGCCCGGGGAGGGCTTGCTGCGGCAGGAGGTGTTGCCGGGCTCACCCTCGCGTCCCGTGTGCTGGGGCTGGGACGCTGGGTGGTCCAGGCGGTCACCGTCGGGTCCGGAACAGTCGCAGGCGCGTACAGCACCGCCAACCAGGTGCCCAACGTGCTCTATGAGGTCGTGGTGGGCGGAGCGCTGGCCGCTACCGTGGTCCCTCTCCTGGCGGGGGCAGTTAGTGGCGGTCGCCAGGAGGAGGTGCGTACCACCGCCAGCGGCCTGCTGGGAGTCGTCCTGGCAGTCCTGACCCCCTTGGCGATCCTCCTGGCCGTCCTGGCTGAGCCTGTGTCCGCCGCCTTCCCGGTCTCCCAGGGGGTGGACGCCTCGGTACAGGTCTCCCTCGTGGCTGGGTTCCTACGAATGTTCGCCCTCCAGGTCCCCTGTACGGACTTGGCGTCGTCCTGACTGGGATCCTGCAGGCTCACGGCTCCTTCACCTGGCCGGCGCTGACACCAGTGCTGTCCTCGGTCACGGTCATGGGTGCCTATGGGCTCTACGCGGCGATGGGCGGGTGGCAGCCGGAGGGGGCGAGGCCTCCCTGTACGTCCTGGGCTGGGGGACCACAGCAGGCGTGGCTGCCCTGAGCCTGCCTCTGCTGTGGCCGGTGCACCGCCTGGGACTGGGTCTGCGTCCCACCCTGGGCCTGGGGGGAGCCCTCGCCCGACGTGCCTGGCGCCTGGGGGCAGCCGGGGTGTGGACGCTCCTGGCCCAGCAGCTGAGCGTCGTAGTGGTCCTGGCACTGGCCCGGTCGGCAGGGACCACGGGGACCGTGGCCGTCTACCAGTACACCCAGGCGGTCTACGCGCTGCCTTACGCTGTCCTGGTCGTGCCGGTTGCCACCGTCCTCTACCCGCGCCTGTCGGCAGCATTCGAGACCCGGCAGCACGGGGACCGGCTGGAGGCGGGGCAGGAGCAGCAGGTGCCGACCAACAGCCCCGACGGCTGCGACGGTCGTGCCGGGGAGCGCGGCGGTGAGGGTACCGGGTCCAGGGGGCAGTCGTCTCCCGGGGCTTTTCCTGGGACTGCTCGGCAGCTGGTGGCTGATGCCACCGCCCTGGTGACTGCCGTGGCGCTTGCGGGTGCCGGGATGCTGTTGGTGGTCTCCCAGGTGGCGGAGCGCTTCTTCAGCCTCCTGGCCCCGGTGGAGGGTATGGGACCTGCGCTGGCGGTGCTATCTCCCGCGCTGGTGGGCTACGCCCTGATCTATCAGGTCACGCGTGTGCTCTACGCCGCGGATCATGCTGGTGACGCCGCTAGATCGACAGTGGCTGGCTGGCTGGCTGTCGCGGTCGCCTCGGCCGTGTGTGTCCGCATCCTGGCTCCCCAGGGGGCTGACGCCTCAGGGACTCTGGTGGCTCTGGCACTGGGACAGGGCGTGGGGATGACGGTGGCGGCTGTCGGCCTGGGGGCTGCTGTCGCGCGCCGCTTCGGTGCGCAGGTGCTGGCAGGAAGCCTGGCCGTCCTGGGAGCAGGCATACCGGTCGTGGCGCTTCTTGGTCTCGGCCTGCGTGCTGCCGTGGCGGCCGTGGAGCCGGTGGCTGTCGCGGCGGCTCTCGCCGCTGTAGGGGCCGTCGTGTGTGCGGCGGCGGTGGCTGCGGCAGCCGCAGCGGCACATCGTGGCATCCTCCACGTCCTGCGGGGTCGCCGTGGCCCCGCTGACACGGGTTCTCTGGGTAAGGAGCAGGTATGAGTGCTCAGGCCCGGGGGCGTCGCCCCCACGTGCTGCAGGTCAGCGGGATGGCAGCAGGCGGTGTGCGCGCCCATCTGGCGCAGTGCGCGCGCCTTCTGGCTGCTGACGGCTGCGACGTGCTGGTGGCTGCTCCTGCTGCGGTGCTGGAGGGGCTTGACACCGGGCGGGCGCACCGGGAGGTGCTGGGGATCGGCTCACGGCCCTCGGCCCGCGTGGCGGGTGCCCTGGTACGGCTGCGCCGGTTGGCGCGTGGTGCCGAGGTCCTGCACGCCCACGGCCTGAGGGCGGGGGCACTGGCCGCCGTGGCGGTAGGAGGGCGGCGAGTGGGTCGGCCCAGGCTAGTGGTCACCGTCCATAACCTCACGGTTGGGGGGCGACTGGCTCGGCTCGTGGGGGGCGGCCTGGAGGGCCTGGTGGCAGCTCGCGCCGACCTGGTCCTGGCTGTCAGCCCTGACCTGGCCGGGCGAGCCCAGGGCCGGGGAGCCGCCGCCGTGGAGCTGGCTGTAGTCCCGGCGCCGTGGGCTCCCAGAGGGGGGGCCGAGACCATGGCCGCCTCCGGGGACGTGCCTGAACCTGCTTCCGGGAGCATGTCCGATGCGGCGTCAGACGCCGTGCCCAGTGCGGTGTGGGCACCCGGACTCCGCCGGGTCCTGACCGTGGCCCGGCTGGCGCCCCAGAAGGGCCTGGACGTGCTGCTGGACGCTGCTGCCGTCCTGGGACGTCGTGCGGCAGAAGGCAGGCTGCCCACGCTCGAGTGGGTCGTCGTTGGTGACGGTCCCGCACGGGCGGAGGCCCAGCAGCGCATTGACGCCGAGAGCCTGCCTGTCAGGCTCTTGGGGCGTCGCGAGGGAGCCGCTGCGCTCATGGCGCAGGCGGAGGTCGTCGTCCAGACCAGCCTGTGGGAGGGACAGCCCCTGACTCTCCAGGAGGCCCTGCGAGCCGGGGCAGCCGTCGTGGCCACCGACGTGGGCGGCACGGCCCTCACGGTCCGTGGCGGGGCGGTGCTTGTGCCACCCTGCTCCCAGGAGGTGGCGGAGGCAGTTGGGGCGCTCCTGACCAG includes the following:
- a CDS encoding TlyA family RNA methyltransferase, with translation MARLIRIDSELVRRGLARSRDHAATLVTSGQVTVDGVVVTKPARQVSPAQALQLAAPDGDQHTYVSRGAHKLEGALEALAARGLAPGVQGRRCLDAGASTGGFTDVLLRRGAEHVVAVDVGYGQLAWSLRTHPRVTVLERTNVRTLDPRLVAPAPGLVVADLSFISLTLVLEPLVQAAAPDADLLLMVKPQFEVGKNRVGRNGVVRDPLLHIETVLAVAHHAHSLGLNTDAVTASPLPGPAGNVEYFVSMHAAGAPHHESLTGARLRAEAERAVREGPAETERPADCSSDDGRTLL
- a CDS encoding lipid II flippase MurJ produces the protein MLGLGRWVVQAVTVGSGTVAGAYSTANQVPNVLYEVVVGGALAATVVPLLAGAVSGGRQEEVRTTASGLLGVVLAVLTPLAILLAVLAEPVSAAFPVSQGVDASVQVSLVAGFLRMFALQVPCTDLASS
- a CDS encoding lipid II flippase MurJ yields the protein MAAGGGEASLYVLGWGTTAGVAALSLPLLWPVHRLGLGLRPTLGLGGALARRAWRLGAAGVWTLLAQQLSVVVVLALARSAGTTGTVAVYQYTQAVYALPYAVLVVPVATVLYPRLSAAFETRQHGDRLEAGQEQQVPTNSPDGCDGRAGERGGEGTGSRGQSSPGAFPGTARQLVADATALVTAVALAGAGMLLVVSQVAERFFSLLAPVEGMGPALAVLSPALVGYALIYQVTRVLYAADHAGDAARSTVAGWLAVAVASAVCVRILAPQGADASGTLVALALGQGVGMTVAAVGLGAAVARRFGAQVLAGSLAVLGAGIPVVALLGLGLRAAVAAVEPVAVAAALAAVGAVVCAAAVAAAAAAAHRGILHVLRGRRGPADTGSLGKEQV
- the recN gene encoding DNA repair protein RecN — its product is MIDSLRIEDLGVIQEAEVSLSKGLTALTGETGAGKTMVLTSLGLLLGQRADASVVRAGARRCLVEGTFLLEPTSRAAARAVEAGAELDGEALIASRAVPASGRSRAYLGGRSVPSAVLAEVGTTLVAVHGQTDQLRLRSASAQRAALDSLGGNGHAQVCRRYSQAYRHRKEAAEELASWQASAQERAQETERLRAWLNQLDDLAPQPGEDHRLREEAERLDNAEDLRRAAESALVSLSGREESLEDPADVVTLAARADRALAAVAAVDPTLADLADRTRRLGIEAADVSADLAGYLEDLEADPARLAWVQDRRAALARGCQEIGGVAEHLEDVDALLAWQQRAVRRLCELDGPGDTESLLVQRLAEADDELSTACSELSGARAVLARRLEEAVTAELNGLQMAGSRLVVKLTALDQPGPAGAESVTFLLVAHPGALALPLGKGASGGELSRIMLALEVVLAEAQPQDRDPVGGSAHTRTLVFDEIDAGVGGRAAREVGRRLARLSRRHQVVVVTHLAQVAAWADTHLVVRRQTAAPTGHVGAVAGGSAPDTASVQPDTAAQTLTTVTAVEGRQRQRELARMLSGHEDSQAAVRHAAELLREATVAQSQA
- the steA gene encoding putative cytokinetic ring protein SteA encodes the protein MRNPFRRTPPSGSDRSTRVVRVDSRTKRLTKRLQSGEVAVIDHADLDRVAAEALVECRPSAVLNAAPSVSGRYPNLGPGVLVEAGIPLVDDLGPEVMRLHDGQRVIIRDGTVLLPDEEQPVAEGTRQSAETVEASMASARKGLAVQLEAFAANTIEYMRGEWDLLLNGVGMPEVSTQMGGRHVLVVVRGYSYKEDLRALRPYIREYKPVIIGVDGGADAVLEAGLKPHMIVGDMDSVSDRALSCGAEIVVHAYRDGRAPGLERVEELGVSHHVFSATGTSEDIAMLMADEADAEIIVALGTHATLVEFLDKGRSGMSSTFLTRLKVGGRLIDAKGVSRLYRTRISGWWLLLLALAGVLALTAALMSTPGGQTFLGLFGAIWDDIVNFFRSLVGLSPRPPTV
- a CDS encoding copper transporter, translating into MIDFRYHLVSLISVFLALAVGIVLGAGPLQNSLGTALNDQVTSLRESRNTLNSQLEQTASALNERDTYITQVARSLLPGTLSGQTVAVVMLPGAEEDDADQIVAQLQAAGAAADGRYALTETWVERSRESYRSTYSEQFTDLLADPASSAPNAVMGRGWARP
- a CDS encoding copper transporter, whose translation is MVVVVGPRAQPSSGGPSGTATPQATDGTEPGSWVPVMTGAGSAATTVVVGSADESTGVVALIRSDDAAVTTVDSVGQAPAAVSTPLALVATEAGTVGHYGFDQGATAVMPPVPG
- a CDS encoding NAD kinase encodes the protein MVFRRDRNDQPVPRHLRSAPTANAVARAEAALREHGVEPVAPGSELPVDMVLVLGGDGTILRACEEARQRDIPLVGINTGHIGFLAEADPDAVEQVVADIVAGRFTVETRTALDVEVIAPDGSTRHQWALNEAALEKRDRARMLEVAIGVDGQAVSSFGCDGLIVSTPTGSTAYAFSCGGPVIWPEVEALLLVPVAAHALFTRPLVLGPDSCLEVVVQHGGFGGAEIWCDGRRSLDVPSGSRIRVVRADRPVRLARLNDAPFSTRLVRKLGLPVQGWRASPGAGSYGTAQRRPPGEQTQ
- a CDS encoding glycosyltransferase family 4 protein; protein product: MSAQARGRRPHVLQVSGMAAGGVRAHLAQCARLLAADGCDVLVAAPAAVLEGLDTGRAHREVLGIGSRPSARVAGALVRLRRLARGAEVLHAHGLRAGALAAVAVGGRRVGRPRLVVTVHNLTVGGRLARLVGGGLEGLVAARADLVLAVSPDLAGRAQGRGAAAVELAVVPAPWAPRGGAETMAASGDVPEPASGSMSDAASDAVPSAVWAPGLRRVLTVARLAPQKGLDVLLDAAAVLGRRAAEGRLPTLEWVVVGDGPARAEAQQRIDAESLPVRLLGRREGAAALMAQAEVVVQTSLWEGQPLTLQEALRAGAAVVATDVGGTALTVRGGAVLVPPCSQEVAEAVGALLTSPDRLRQARERAHGAAASLPTDDDLLVQLHRALGV